The Coregonus clupeaformis isolate EN_2021a chromosome 6, ASM2061545v1, whole genome shotgun sequence genome has a segment encoding these proteins:
- the LOC121568239 gene encoding gem-associated protein 7 produces MRTLVSVLRLPRGPDPNGRGFDPNSPRFIALCPTTISASTLTGTDSVEIGEEQRARSALRESFLRTLIAMTNKQVQFHMYERVKVEAKFGASDIDVLNFQVSELQTPIGVQKEALLRCQDVISYSFDL; encoded by the coding sequence ATGAGAACGCTCGTGTCTGTGCTTCGCCTCCCGAGAGGACCTGATCCGAATGGCCGCGGATTCGACCCGAACTCACCCCGTTTCATCGCGCTGTGTCCAACTACTATTTCAGCTTCGACTTTAACAGGGACTGACTCTGTCGAAATTGGGGAAGAGCAGCGTGCACGGTCGGCTTTGAGAGAAAGCTTTCTGAGAACGCTCATAGCCATGACCAATAAGCAGGTGCAATTCCACATGTACGAGAGAGTCAAGGTTGAGGCGAAGTTTGGAGCGTCGGATATTGACGTGCTCAACTTCCAAGTTTCGGAACTACAGACCCCCATTGGGGTACAGAAAGAAGCTCTGCTCAGGTGCCAGGATGTAATTTCATACTCCTTTGATCTCTGA